One Pelobates fuscus isolate aPelFus1 chromosome 8, aPelFus1.pri, whole genome shotgun sequence genomic window carries:
- the LOC134571236 gene encoding tigger transposable element-derived protein 1-like: MAPKKHSGKKKVRSSNKGDKNSNAGDNVQSGNASDNVRSGNAGDNVQSGNASDKNVQRKHGGKKKVHSSSKGDSKVVKKITIELKKEIIEKHDRGIRVTDLASEYKMAKSTISTILKNKAAIKGADVAKGVTMLTKQRTQVLEEVEKLLLVWLNEKQLAGDSVSEAMICEKARKLHSDLQQRSPSTSAASDEFKASRGWFEKFRRRTGIHSVIRHGEASSSDKAAAEAYKLEFAEFMKTEGYVPQQVFNCDETGLFWKKMPNRTYITQEEKALPGHKPMKDRLTLLLCANASADLKIKPLLVYHSQTPRAFREQNVNKARLPVMWRANAKAWVTRQLFMEWLHEVFAPTVRKYLSDNQLPERCLLLMDNAPAHPPALVDDMDAEYDFIKVKFLPPNTTPLLQPMDQQVICNFKKLYTKALFTRCFNVTSETSLTLKEFWKKHFNVVHCINLIDKAWEEVTSRTLNSAWRKLWPECVAEREHDLEGSDAEVVEEIVSMGKNMGLDVDGADVEELVEEHREELTTEELYELHSEQQKALLEEHSNEEEEEREEVSSDAIKSIMQKWNECHDFFEKHHPNITVTNRVLNLMNDNVVSHFRRVMQRRKRQVTLDRFFRQTEPAARRQRREETPEEDLPDVLMEGDSPPKQ, encoded by the exons ATGGCTCCCAAGAAGCATAGTGGAAAGAAGAAAGTGCGGAGCAGCAATAAAGGTGACAAGAACAGCAATGcag gtgacaatgtgcaaagtggaaatgcaagtgacaatgtgcgaAGTGGAAATGcaggtgacaatgtgcaaagtggaaatgcaagtgacaagaATGTGCAGCGCAAGCATGGTGGCAAAAAGAAAGTGCACAGCAGTAGTAAAGGTGACAGCAAGGTTGTGAAGAAAATAACCATTGAGCTGAAGAAGGAAATTATAGAAAAGCATGACCGTGGTATTCGTGTGACTGATCTGGCTTCGGAGTACAAGATGGCAAAGTCAACAATTTCGACTATTCTGAAAAACAAAGCCGCCATCAAAGGAGCTGATGTTGCAAAAGGAGTAACAATGTTAACCAAGCAGAGGACACAAGTGCTGGAAGAGGTGGAAAAACTTTTGTTGGTGTGGTTGAATGAGAAACAGCTGGCAGGTGATAGTGTAAGTGAAGCTATGATCTGTGAGAAAGCCAGGAAATTGCACAGTGATTTACAGCAAAGAAGCCCCTCTACAAGTGCAGCAAGTGACGAATTTAAAGCCAGTAGAGGGTGGTTTGAAAAATTCCGCAGGAGAACTGGCATCCACAGTGTGATTAGACATGGTGAGGCTTCCAGTTCTGACAAGGCCGCAGCAGAAGCTTACAAGTTAGAATTTGCAGAATTCATGAAGACAGAAGGATACGTCCCTCAACAAGTGTTCAACTGTGATGAAACAGGGCTCTTCTGGAAAAAAATGCCGAACAGAACCTATATCACACAGGAGGAAAAGGCCCTACCAGGGCACAAGCCCATGAAGGACAGATTGACCCTTTTGCTGTGTGCCAACGCAAGCGCCGATCTGAAAATTAAACCACTACTGGTGTACCATTCTCAGACCCCTCGTGCATTTAGGGAACAAAATGTGAACAAGGCCAGACTGCCCGTCATGTGGAGAGCCAATGCCAAAGCTTGGGTCACAAGGCAATTGTTTATGGAATGGCTGCACGAGGTGTTTGCACCCACCGTCAGAAAATATCTTTCTGATAACCAGCTGCCTGAAAGGTGCCTTCTTCTGATGGACAATGCCCCAGCACACCCTCCAGCCTTGGTGGATGATATGGATGCTGAGTATGACTTCATCAAGGTAAAGTTCCTCCCCCCCAACACAACACCACTTCTGCAGCCCATGGACCAGCAAGTCATCTGCAACTTTAAGAAGCTGTACACAAAGGCGCTCTTCACTAGGTGTTTTAATGTCACTTCAGAGACATCCTTGACTTTGAAAGAATTCTGGAAGAAACATTTCAATGTTGTCCACTGCATTAACCTCATTGACAAAGCCTGGGAAGAGGTCACTTCCCGAACCCTAAATTCAGCCTGGAGGAAACTGTGGCCAGAATGTGTCGCTGAACGTGAACATGACTTAGAAGGGTCTGATGCAGAGGTAGTGGAGGAAATTGTGTCCATGGGCAAGAATATGGGTCTGGACGTTGATGGTGCTGATGTGGAAGAGCTTGTTGAGGAACATAGGGAGGAGCTGACCACGGAAGAACTTTATGAACTCCACAGTGAGCAGCAGAAGGCACTTCTTGAGGAGCATTCCAATGAGGAGGAAGAAGAAAGGGAGGAGGTTAGCAGTGATGCCATAAAATCCATTATGCAAAAATGGAATGAGTGCCATGATTTCTTTGAaaagcaccaccccaacattactGTCACAAACAGAGTGTTAAATCTCATGAATGATAATGTGGTCTCTCATTTCCGGAGGGTTATGCAGCGCAGAAAGAGACAAGTGACATTGGACAGATTTTTCAGACAAACTGAGCCTGCAGCTAGGAGACAAAGGAGAGAGGAAACCCCTGAAGAAGATCTCCCTGATGTCCTTATGGAGGGGGACTCTCCCCCCAAACAATAA